A window of the Halichoerus grypus chromosome 2, mHalGry1.hap1.1, whole genome shotgun sequence genome harbors these coding sequences:
- the UNC119 gene encoding protein unc-119 homolog A isoform X1 gives MKVKKGGGGAGTGAEPAPGASGPSVEPKPELQLQAESESGSESEPEAGLGPRPGPLQRKQPIGPEDVLGLQRITGDYLCSPEENIYKIDFIRFKIRDMDSGTVLFEIKKPPASERLPFNRRDLDPNAGRFVRYQFTPAFLRLRQVGATVEFTVGDKPVNNFRMIERHYFRNQLLKSFDFHFGFCIPSSRNTCEHIYDFPPLSEELINEMIRHPYETQSDSFYFVDDRLVMHNKADYSYSGTP, from the exons ATGAAGGTGAAGAAGGGCGGCGGCGGGGCTGGGACGGGGGCGGAGCCCGCTCCAGGGGCCTCCGGCCCGAGCGTGGAGCCCAAGCCCGAGCTGCAGCTGCAGGCGGAATCGGAGTCCGGGTCCGAGTCGGAGCCGGAGGCTGGCCTGGGGCCCAGGCCGGGGCCGCTGCAGAGGAAGCAGCCGATCGGGCCAGAGGACGTGCTGGGGCTGCAGCGGATCACGGGCG ACTACCTGTGCTCCCCCGAGGAGAATATCTACAAGATCGACTTTATCAGGTTCAAGATTCGAGACATGGACTCAGGCACTGTCCTCTTTGAAATCAAGAAGCCCCCAGCCTCAG AGCGGTTGCCCTTCAACCGGCGGGACCTGGACCCCAATGCTGGGCGCTTTGTCCGCTACCAGTTCACACCTGCCTTCCTCCGCCTGAGGCAGGTGGGAGCCAC GGTGGAGTTCACAGTGGGAGACAAGCCTGTCAACAACTTCCGCATGATTGAGAGGCACTACTTCCGCAACCAGCTCCTCAAAAGTTTTGACTTCCACTTTGGCTTCTGCATCCCCAGCAGCAGGAACACCTGCGAGCACATCTACGACTTCCCCCCGCTCTCTGAGGAGCTGA TCAACGAGATGATCCGTCACCCATATGAAACACAGTCTGACAGCTTCTACTTCGTGGATGACCGGCTGGTGATGCACAACAAAGCAGACTATTCCTACAGTGGAACGCCCTGA
- the UNC119 gene encoding protein unc-119 homolog A isoform X2 encodes MDSGTVLFEIKKPPASERLPFNRRDLDPNAGRFVRYQFTPAFLRLRQVGATVEFTVGDKPVNNFRMIERHYFRNQLLKSFDFHFGFCIPSSRNTCEHIYDFPPLSEELINEMIRHPYETQSDSFYFVDDRLVMHNKADYSYSGTP; translated from the exons ATGGACTCAGGCACTGTCCTCTTTGAAATCAAGAAGCCCCCAGCCTCAG AGCGGTTGCCCTTCAACCGGCGGGACCTGGACCCCAATGCTGGGCGCTTTGTCCGCTACCAGTTCACACCTGCCTTCCTCCGCCTGAGGCAGGTGGGAGCCAC GGTGGAGTTCACAGTGGGAGACAAGCCTGTCAACAACTTCCGCATGATTGAGAGGCACTACTTCCGCAACCAGCTCCTCAAAAGTTTTGACTTCCACTTTGGCTTCTGCATCCCCAGCAGCAGGAACACCTGCGAGCACATCTACGACTTCCCCCCGCTCTCTGAGGAGCTGA TCAACGAGATGATCCGTCACCCATATGAAACACAGTCTGACAGCTTCTACTTCGTGGATGACCGGCTGGTGATGCACAACAAAGCAGACTATTCCTACAGTGGAACGCCCTGA